The genomic segment ACGGAGCATCGCGTTTTCGCACATGGGGCAGGGCCAAAGCGTCGTATACACGGTGCAATCGGGGAAGGTGTGCTGCCCGAGCAGGCGCCCCGCCTCTCTGAGAACCAAGACCTCGGCGTGGGCCGTAGGATCGTGTAGCTCGGATTCTCGATTTCCCGCGCGTGCGACTATTCTGCCATCTTGGATCAGAACCGCACCCACTGGACATTCACCGCGGTCATAAGCCGCCTGCGCTTCAAGGAGCGCTTCTCTCATGAGGGCAAGGTCATCCATGGACGCTCCGTCGCCCGGTCGTAGTGACGCCCGAGCCACAGCACAACGGTCAGCCAGAATCGTATGTTTGGAGACAAAGGGTGCGACTCCAGGGCGCGTTTGAGTTCTGTATAGAGCAAATCCCACGTTGCCGGCGAGCATACCCCGAGAGGGTATCCGAGTCAATGGAAGACGATGTTCTTCTTCTTCAGCCAACACATGGGAACCGCTGGCAGAGGCACTTCTCGCCGACCCACGGACTCGCAGTGAACGCTATCCCAATCGGATTCATTTAGAATCTTGGGATTCGGCAACTTCTGGGATACGCGATTGCAGATATTTGGAAAACAGTTGAAGAAGCAGCTTATTGAGCGCCCGACGACGTTTCTGTTGGGGCAGGTCGACACGCTGCCGCTTGGAGGCTTTG from the Terriglobia bacterium genome contains:
- a CDS encoding nucleoside deaminase, yielding MDDLALMREALLEAQAAYDRGECPVGAVLIQDGRIVARAGNRESELHDPTAHAEVLVLREAGRLLGQHTFPDCTVYTTLWPCPMCENAMLRAKIRSVVCGARSFKYIYEVTFNPANLPKVGPIMDQDCRGIFLRWIKRRGLNVILEHEGL